CAGCGTCTTGGGGGAATTCGACGTCCACTACGGCGCCGATTACCTGGATAATCTTTCCAGTAGCCATCTTGAATCCTCTACGTAATACGTTTACCCGTCATATTTCAAATTGCTGGGGCGTTGGCTGCTTTTTCTCACCCCAGTTGCTTACTTTATTAGCAAACGCCAGGGGATTTGCTCAGTTGCCGCCGTTTCGCAATCTGAACTATTTAGGGTAATAACCTGGTTAAACCGCGGAGGCTCCCCCGACGATCTCGGTGAGTTCCTGAGTGATGCTGGCCTGACGAGCCTTGTTGTAAACCAACTGCAGCTCTTTGATCAGACTACCGCCGTTATCGGTGGCGGCTTTCATCGCTACCATTCGCGCGGCCTGCTCGCTGGCCAGGTTTTCAACGACGCCCTGATAAACTTGCGATTCCACATAGCGACGCAGGAGGGTATCCAGCAATGCTTTAGGATCGGGTTCATACAGGTAATCCCAGGATTTCTTCTTCAGCTCACCATCTTCCGCAGGCGGAAGCGGTAATAGCTGCATGATCCGTGGTTCCTGAGACATCGTATTGATAAACTTGTTATTAACGATATACAGCTTATCCAGACGACCTTCATCATAGGCTTGCAACATCACTTTCACTGGCCCGATAAGTTCTGACAAGGAAGGGTTATCCCCCATACCAGTAACCTGAGCGACAATTTTGCCACCCACGGAGCCAAAGAAAGAAGCTGCTTTTGACCCAATCAGCGCTAAATCGCATTCAACGCCTTTTTCGGACCAACCTTTCATCTCAGCCAACAGTCTTTTGAACAGGTTAATGTTCAAACCACCGCACAAGCCACGGTCTGTAGAAACCACCAGATACCCAACGCGCTTAACGTCACGCTCTTCCAGGTACGGATGTTTATATTCCAGATTACCTAACGCAAGGTGACCAATCACACTACGCATAGTTTCTGCATAAGGACGGCTGGCCGCCATGCGTTCCTGCGATTTACGCATTTTGGAGGCGGCGACCATCTCCATGGCTTTGGTGATCTTTTGCGTGTTTTGCACGCTGGCGATCTTGGAACGTATCTCTTTTGCGCCGGCCATTTCTGCTTCTCCTCATTACCAGACGGCCTGCTTTCCTAATGAAAAGCAGGGCCGCATAGCGTTACCAGGACTGGGTTGCCTTAAATGTATCAAGGATGCCTTTCAGCTTGCCCTCGATCTCATCGTTGTACGCGCCAGTTTGGTTGATTTGTTGCAGAAGCTCGGCATGCTCACGGTCAGCAAACGCTAACAGCGCAGCTTCAAAGCTACCTACCTTCGCCAACTCAACATCACCCAGATAACCACGTTCAGCTGCAAACAGAACCAGAGATTGCTGCGCAACAGACATCGGTGCGTATTGTTTCTGTTTCAGAAGCTCGGTCACTTTTTGACCGTGGCTCAACTGTTTACGTGTTGCATCATCCAAATCGGATGCGAACTGGGAGAACGCAGCAAGTTCACGATACTGTGCCAAAGCAGTACGAATACCACCGGACAGTTTTTTCATGATCTTGGTTTGCGCTGCACCACCCACACGGGATACGGAGATACCTGGGTTAACCGCAGGACGAATACCGGCGTTAAACAGGCTGGATTCCAGGAAGATCTGACCATCGGTAATCGAAATTACGTTAGTCGGAACGAACGCGGAAACGTCCCCTGCTTGAGTTTCAATGATTGGCAATGCGGTCAAAGAACCGGTTTTACCTTTCACTTCACCCTTGGTAAAGGCTTCAACGTAGTCGGCGTTAACACGCGCAGCACGCTCCAGCAAACGGGAGTGGAGGTAGAATACGTCGCCAGGATAAGCTTCACGACCTGGTGGACGACGGAGCAGCAAGGAGATTTGACGATATGCAACAGCCTGTTTAGACAGGTCATCATAAATAATCAGCGCATCTTCACCGCGATCGCGGAAATATTCACCCATAGCACAACCGGAGTATGGTGCCAGGTACTGCAATGCTGCAGATTCTGAGGCGGTAGCTACAACCACAATGGTGTTAGCCAAAGCGCCATGTTCTTCCAGTTTACGCACTACGTTAGCAACAGTAGAGGCTTTCTGGCCGATAGCAACATACACACATTTGATGCCGGAATCGCGTTGGTTGATGATCGCATCAATCGCCAAAGCAGTTTTACCTGTCTGACGGTCACCGATGATCAATTCACGCTGACCACGACCAATTGGGATCATGGCATCCACTGACTTATAGCCCGTCTGAACAGGCTCATCAACGGATTGACGTTCGATAACGCCAGGTGCGATAGCTTCAACCGCTGAGAAGCCGTCGTTTTCTACCGGACCTTTACCATCAATAGGTTCACCCAGAGTATTGACGACGCGACCTAACAGGCCACGACCGACTGGAACTTCCAGGATACGGCCAGTACATTTAACCTTCATGCCTTCGGCAAGATCGGCGTACGGACCCATAACTACAGCACCTACGGAGTCGCGCTCCAGGTTCAGTGCGATTGCGTAACGGTTGCCTGGCAGTGCGATCATCTCGCCCTGCATAACATCGGCTAAGCCGTGTACACGAATGATCCCGTCACTGACGGAAACAATAGTACCTTCATTGTGAGCTTCGCTCACCACATTGAACTGAGCAATGCGCTGCTTGATCAGTTCGCTGATTTCGGTGGAATTCAGTTGCATATGCTCCAGTCCCCTTAAGACTGCAAGACGTCCGCCAGGCGTTCTAGACGACCGCGAACGCTGCCATCTATCACCATATCGCCTGCACGTATTACTACGCCGGCCATTACGGACTTATCGATTTTGCAATTCAGCTTAACTTTGCGTGATAGACGTTTTTCCATCGCAGCAGCAATTTTAGCCAGCTGTTCGTCTTTCAGTGGGCTCGCAGAGCTCACTTCGACGTCGACGGTCGACTCCAGCGAGGCACGCAGTTGAATAAACTGCTGTAGCACCTCAGGAAGAACCAGTAAACGGCCATTCTCCGCCATAACTCGAATGAAGTTCTGTGCGGATTCATCGAGCTGATCACCACAGACTGCAATAAACGTCTTAGACATTGTTTCTGGTGCAACAGCACCGGAAAGCAATTCAGCGATCTGTTCATTGCGCGTCACTTGGGCAGTAAACGCTAGCATATCCTGCCAACGATCAACCGCCTGGTGCTCAACAGCAAAGTCAAAAGCTGCTTTGGCGTAGGGGCGAGCTACAGTTACAAATTCAGACATCAGCCCCTCCCTCCTTACAGTTCAGCGACCAGTTTATCAACGATGTCGCTGTTAGCAGCTTCATCCACGGAACGTTCGATGATCTTCTCGGCGCCAGCTATAGCCAACATCGCGACTTGCTTACGCAACTCTTCACGAGCACGCTTACGTTCGGCGTCGATCTCTGCCTGCGCTTGCGCCACGATTTTGTTACGTTCCTGTTCAGCTTCAGTTTTAGCTTCATCAAGGATCTGAGCTTTGCGTTTACTTGCCTGCTCAATGATCACCTGTGCTTCTGCTTTGGCCTTCTTCAGTTGGTCGGTCGCATTGGCTTGCGCTAAGTCCAAATCTTTTTTGGCGCGCTCTGCAGAAGAGAGACCGTCAGCAATTTCTTTTTGACGCTTCTCGATGGCAGCCATAATCGGCGGCCATATATACTTCATACAAAACAGGACAAACAGGACAAACGCGATGGCCTGGCCGAGGATTGTTGCGTTAAGATTCACAGCACAATGCCTCTTTAAAAGTTAATAGTTTGGTGTAGTTCACAGTAGAGAAAACTCTACTTACGCGACAGCAAACATCACGTACAGACCCAGACCAACAGCGATCATAGGGATGGCGTCAACCAGACCCATGACGATAAAGAACTGTGTACGTAGCAGAGGAATCAGGTCAGGCTGACGTGCAGCGCCTTCCAAAAATTTACCACCCAGGATGCCGATACCGATCGCAGCACCGATTGCCGCTAAACCCATCATTATAGCGGCAGCCATGTACAGCAGATCCATATTCAGGTTTTCCATGACAGTCTCCAATTATTTCAGTTAAACGCAGTAGTGTTATACACATCATACTTCAAGCTACCTGTGCGTTGGCTTCCTTCGTTCACCCCAGTCACTTACCTATGTAAACTCCTCGGGATTTACTCAGTTGCCGCCTTCCTGCAACTCGAATTATTTAGGTATATTAAGAAAATCAGTGCTCTTCAGACGCCATCGACAGATAGACAATCGTCAGAACCATGAAGATAAAGGCTTGTAACGTGATAATCAGTATGTGGAAGATAGCCCAAGGTAAACTGAGCATCCACTGTGACCACCACGGCAACAGACCAGCGATAAGGATGAAGATCAACTCACCCGCATACATGTTGCCGAACAGTCGCAAACCGAGTGAAACAGGTTTGGACAGCAGGCTGACACCTTCCAGAATTAAGTTAACTGGAATAAATATCGGGTGATTGAACGGCTGCATCGTGAGTTCTTTTACGAAGCCGCCTACACCTTTCATTTTGATGCTATAGAACAGAATCAGGATGAAGACACCCAATGCCATGGACAAGGTAATACTCACGTCCGCAGTAGGTACCACGCGCAATGCAGGTAACCCAAAGACATGTTCACCGATGTAAGGCAGTAAATCGATTGGCAGTAAGTCCATCATGTTCATCAATAAAACCCAAACAAACACGGTCAGGGCTAATGGTGCGATGACTTTACTTTTGCCGTGGTACATATCCCGCACGCTGTTATCGACAAAACCGATAATTAACTCAACAGCAGTCTGCAATTTGCCAGGCACGCCACTGGTGGCACCTGCCGCAACTTTGCGGAACACAAACAGAAAAGCTAACCCCAGCACGACAGAGAAGAACAAAGAGTCAATGTTCAACGTCCAGAACGTTGCAGGGCCAGGTGAGTGGGGATTGACCAACTCAAAGGTACGCAGGTCCAACTGAAGGTTATTCAGGTGGTGACCTATGTAGTCCCTTGGAGTAGAGATTTCTCCTGATGCAGACATGATGCCTCTTACCCTTTTTGTAGTTAAATACGGTGACCGTTAAATACGATAACTGTTAAGTACGGTAGCCGCTAATCACGGCCGGTGCCAATATCTGCACAATCAGCACCGCTAAATAGGTTAAACCGAGTGGCGCAAACGCTGCTTTAAACAGCCCCAGAGCCACAATCAGCAAAATTATCGTCACGATAACTTTTAACCCTTCGCCAATGGCAAACGACCACGCAACACGACCCGGAGCTGCTGTTTTTGCCTGATGGCGGCAAGCAAACAGCATAAACATGGCACTGGGCAACCAGGCTGCCAATCCTCCTGCCAGAGCAGAAGCACTCCATTCCAGGCTTTTAAAGCCAAAAGCAGCACTGAGAACAACAAAAGTCATTAACTGCAAAAACAGCAGCTTTCGTGCGATTTTCCCACTGTAAAGGGATACAGGCATGACGTTTGTTCTCTCCGAACCACACTAAGGGTATGCTGAGTGAGGTATAAAACTGCCTTTTACCCCATTGAGTCAAGCAGCAAAAAACGAGCAAATTATACGGGCCACTCAAACGAATTCAATCGATAAGTAGCGAAAAGGTGAACAATTATTTAAATTTTCTTCTTTCGGACTATTTTCACAAGAAAAGCCTCGGAATAAAGCCCCCATTTAATTGTCTGACGATTCCAACCATTATCAATAAAGCGTGCAACTGATCACAAAACTTAAAACAAACTGATTTATATCCCATAAAGCTTCGGTTTGTCTTTAACGAAAAGAGCCATTAAAAACTTTTATAAATCATAATGTTAAAATTAAACTATTATCAAACAAGTTATCTACTTAGTAAAAACTTCCCGTTGACATTTCAGATAATAATCAGGCAACACTTCGTCTACATAAAAAGAGCATATCAAGCCGTTAAGGTAATGACTAAAGTAACTATTTGCCAGCTCTCAATATAGTTATGTCATCCATTGCCGCTGTTTTTGTAAACAATACGTAAAATATAATCAGACCATAGGGTACTACGCGAAGAAATACTTACCGATATTAAAAATAATAAATACGATAATTTTCCTACCACCTGCTAAGGATTTATTACATTTTTTTGATAAATAACAAAGTTAGTTTGACTTAAGAATGACCAAATGACGCTCGCCTTCCAACTCTGGCACCTGGAATCGCACAACCGATTCAAGGACAATGCCCTCAGGCAACACGGCTAATTCATCGTCCGGTCTCACCCCTTTAAGCGCATAAAAGCGCCCTTCAGACTTGGCTGGCAAATGGTGGCACCAGGACAGCATATCTTGTAGGGATGCAAATGCACGGCTTATTACACCATCAAATGGCGGTTTTGCGGCAAAGTCCTCAACTCGGCTTTGCACTGGCTCAATATTATTTAAACCCAGTTCGTGCTGTACCTGACGCAAGAAGCGTACACGTTTACCCAAGCTATCTAGCAACGTAAAGTGCGCAGTAGGCCGCACAATTGCTAGCGGTATCCCAGGAAGCCCAGGGCCAGTACCCACATCAATAAACCGGTCACCTTGCAAATATGGGTTAACCACAATGCTGTCCAGAATATGTCGTACCAGCATTTGTTGCGGATCACGAACTGAAGTCAGATTGTAAGCTTTGTTCCACTTATGCAGCAGTTCTACATAGCCTATCAACTGCAATTTTTGCTGATCGGGTAATACAATACCTGCGGTGTTTAGCAGGGAATCTAATTTTTTTAACACAACAATATCCTCTGACTAAACTCGTGCAGTCAGCATAAAAAGGGCCGAGATGAGGAATGATAATCTAGCTTGGCAGTGGTTTGAATAGCTAGTTGTGACCAGAAGGCAAAGAAGAACTTACCTGCACCGCTTATCCCTTCGCAGCGCAGGCAAATCCCGTTGTTAGGCACTACGGCGTAACAACCCTTGTTTTTTCAGCCAAACCAACAAAATAGAAATTGCCGCAGGGGTAATACCCGAAATTCGCGAGGCTTGTCCGATTGAGTTAGGTTTGTGATCATTCAGTTTAGCGATAACTTCGTTCGATAAACCTGACACCTGATGGTAATCAAGATCTGTTGGCAGGAGAGTATTCTCATTGCGCAGTTGTTTTTCAATTTCTTCCTGCTGACGGGCAATATACCCTTCATATTTAACCTGAATTTCAACCTGATCCGCCGCTTGTGGATCCGTTAATGCTGGGCCAAAAGAGGGTAAGGTTGTCAGCAAACGATAGTCAATTTCAGGCCGACGCAGTAATTCTTCACCATTGGCCTCTTTAGACAAAGGCGCTTTCAGTAATGCGTTGATCTCATCAACATTTTCAGAGTGCGGATGTACCCATATATCACGCAGACGTTGACGTTCTTTTTCAATTTGTTCAATTTTCTTGCTGAAATGTGCCCAACGAGCATCGTCAACCAGCCCCAATTTACGGCCCATCTCAGTCAAGCGCAGATCCGCGTTATCTTCACGCAGCATCAAGCGATACTCTGCGCGAGAGGTAAACATGCGATACGGTTCTTTGGTACCAAGGGTGCTTAAATCGTCCACCAGCACGCCAAGGTAAGCTTCATCACGGCGAGGTGACCATCCATCGTCATCGTTAGCGAAACGGCCCGCATTAAGCCCTGCAAGCAGCCCTTGAGCTGCTGCTTCTTCATAGCCGGTGGTGCCATTGATTTGCCCAGCAAAGAACAGACCGTGGATATATTTGCTTTCCAAAGTCGGTTTCAAATCACGTGGGTCAAAGAAATCATATTCGATGGCATAACCAGGTCGAACGATACGGGCATTTTCCAGCCCTTTCATTGAGCGGACGATTTGCATCTGTACATCGAAAGGCAGGCTGGTTGAAATACCGTTCGGATAGATCTCATTACTGGTCAAACCTTCCGGTTCGAGGAAGATCTGGTGTGAATTACGATCGGCGAAACGCATGACTTTGTCTTCGATCGATGGACAGTAGCGTGGCCCGATCCCTTCAATGATCCCGGCATACATTGGGCTACGATCCAAATTATTGCGGATCACTTCATGGGTTTTTTCATTGGTGTAGGTGATATGACAAGCCATTTGTTCTGGATGCTGGCTAGCATTACCCAAGAATGAAAATACTGGAATTGGCGTATCACCCAGTTGAGGTGCCAGTTGGCTAAAATCAATGGTTCGCGCATCAATACGTGGTGGAGTACCGGTCTTAAGGCGATTAACGCGCAGGGGTAATTCACGTAAACGCTGTGACAATGAGATTGATGGCGGATCACCAGCACGGCCACCGCTGTAGTTCTGAAGGCCGATATGAATTTTTCCGTCAAGGAAAGTACCAACGGTTAATACCACCGCTTTCGCACGGAATTTCAGACCCATTTGGGTGACTGCACCCACAACGCGATCATTTTCAACAATCAGATCTTCAACTGGCTGTTGAAAGATCATCAGATTTGGCTGGTTTTCCAATGCGGTACGTACTGCCTGGCGATACAGCACACGGTCAGCCTGAGCTCGAGTCGCTCTTACTGCTGGCCCTTTGCTGGCGTTTAGTATCCTAAACTGAATCCCGGCTTGGTCAGTTGCCATAGCCATCAGGCCACCCAGAGCATCGATCTCTTTGACCAAATGTCCCTTACCGATACCGCCAATCGCTGGGTTACAAGACATTTGTCCCAGTGTGTCGATGTTGTGCGTCAGCAATAAGGTCTGACGTCCCATGCGTGCCGCTGCCATTGCAGCTTCCGTGCCGGCATGGCCACCACCAATGATGATGACGTCAAATTGATCTGGATAAAACATGGTACTGCACCTCGCCGTTATGCGAATTTCTGTGTTTGCCCTGGGGTGGGGGATTCTACTCAAGTTTAGACGATCGACCAAGCGGCTTAGGATCCCCCTTAATTAAAAGAAGATCTTTTTATTTAAAGATCTCTTTATTAGATCTCTTATTAGGATCATGATCCTCTGTGGATAAGTGATTATTCACATGTAAGATCATAGTTTTAAGGAAGATCGTTTGCTGTGAATGATCGGTGATCCTATTGCGTATAAGCTGGGATCTAAATGGCATGTTATGCACAGGCACTTTGGGGTACCAAGGTTGTTATGTGGATATGTACCGGTTTTACCCTGCTTTTAAGCATACTTATCCACATTCGTTCGCGCGATCTTTAATCAAATTAGAGCAAATTAATCCAATTTTTGACCCAAACCTCTGCCGGATCCTCGGGAATTTCATGTTGGATGACGTCAATTTCTAAAATATCACCCAAACGTTTGGCACCTTGTGCGATCAATTGTTGATCCAATGCTCTCACGGCACCGCAGAAAGTGTCATATTCTGAACTACCCAAACCAACAGCACCAAAGTGCACTTGAGAAAGATCAGGCTTCTGTTGTTCGATTTGTTCTAATAATGGTTGAAGGTTATCAGGGAGGTCACCCGCACCGTGGGTTGATGTAACTATTAACCACGTACCCTCAAGCGTAAGCTCGTCTAATTCAGGGCCATGCAGTGTCTCTGTAGAAAAACCCGCTTCTTCTAATTTCTCAGCTAAATGTTCAGCAACATATTCAGCGCTGCCGAGTGTACTGCCACTGATCAAGGTAATGTCAGCCATAAAGAACCCAACCGAAGTAAAGAGCCGGTATTGTACGCTGTGAATGAGCTGGGATCTACCTGTGGATAATGTGGATATAGTTATTTAGTGCTTAAGGCACAATGGTACGCATGATGGGGTTTTGCAGGGATATTAGCGTCTCTGTTGACTGGATCTCATCGATAGTCTGGATCTTGTTGATAAGTACCTGCTGGAGTGCATCTATTGACTTACACATCACTTTAATAAAAATGCTGTAGTGGCCGGTGGTGTAATAGGCTTCTACAACTTCTTCTAAACTTTCCAGTTTTTTTAGTGCTGAAGGGTAGTCTTTGGCACTTTTCAAGATAATGCCGATAAAACAACACACGTCATACCCGAGTTTTTTGGGATTAACGTGAACACAAGCCGCTGTAATGATCCCTGCCTGGCGCATTTTCTCCACCCGCACATGAATTGTCCCTGGGCTAACACCAAAATTTTTCGCCAATTCAGCATAAGGTGTGCGTGCATTTTCCATTAATGCGTTCAAGATGCCGCGATCGAGATTATCGATTTGATAAATTTCACCCATATTAGCCCCTTTTTTTTATCGATTATTGAATTATAGCTGCATAAAAATGAATGATTAAAAGTGAAAAGGCAATATTGTTTGTTGGATATTGAATTTAACCCTCATTCTGTTGCTTAATCGATGTCAAGCCAGATGGCATAACCTGATTAGCATAATCAATAATAACGAATCGAGAAAACGGCAATGAAAAAACAATTTATCCAAAAACAACAACAAATCAGCTTCGTAAAATCATTCTTTTCCCGTCAATTAGAACAACAATTAGGTCTGATTGAAGTACAGGCACCGATCCTGAGCCGTGTAGGTGATGGCACTCAAGATAACCTTTCGGGTTCAGAGAAAGCTGTTCAGGTAAAAGTGAAAACATTGCCGGATGCAACTTTTGAAGTCGTTCATTCATTAGCTAAATGGAAACGCAAAACCTTGGGCCGCTTTGATTTTGGTGCTGACCAAGGGATATATACTCATATGAAAGCACTGCGCCCTGATGAAGATCGCCTGAGTGCTATTCATTCTGTGTATGTTGATCAGTGGGATTGGGAACGCGTGATGGGCGATGGTGAACGCAACCTGGCTTATCTGAAATCCACTGTTAACAAGATTTATACTGCTATTAAAGAAACTGAAGTGGCGATCAGTGCTGAATTTGGTGTGAAACCATTCCTGCCAGAGAATATTCAGTTTATCCACAGCGAAAGCCTGCGCGCGCGTTTCCCTGACCTGGATGCCAAAGGCCGCGAACGGGCGATAGCTAAAGAGTTGGGTGCGGTATTCCTGATTGGCATCGGTGGTAAATTAGCTGACGGTAAATCTCATGATGTGCGAGCACCAGATTATGATGACTGGACGTCACCGAGTGCTGAAGGTTTTGCGGGTTTGAACGGCGACATTATTGTCTGGAACCCTGTTCTTGAGGACGCTTTTGAAATCTCATCCATGGGGATCCGTGTTGATGCAGAGGCGCTTAAACGCCAGTTAGCACTGACTTCTGATGAAGATCGTTTGAAACTGGAATGGCACCAATCCTTGCTGAGTGGTGAAATGCCGCAAACTATCGGTGGTGGTATCGGCCAGTCTCGTTTAGTGATGTTATTGCTGCAACAGCAACATATTGGTCAGGTTCAATGTGGCGTATGGGGGCCAGAAATTAGCGAGAAGGTTGAAGGCCTGCTGTAAATCCCCTTTATACTTGATGTTGCAGGTGTTTACCTGCAACACCCATTAGTTTGGTTATATATTAATCCCCTTCACTCGCGAAGGTTGCAACCGCCAGCGCGAGTTTTTAATCTATGCTGTAGTGATATATAAATATTTTAAATATAACTATATGCAAGGTTGTTGATGTCATGGCCCTTTTTCATCCTATAAAGCACTATTTACACGCTCGGCCACGATTGTTGTTTTCGGTTGGCGCGGGTGTTGTCACTTATTTCCTGCTGCCAACGCATTACGCGGTAATGTTATGCCTGATGGTGAGTTGGAATGTTTCCGCCTGGCTTTATTTACTGTTCTTATGGTTGCAATTATTACGCACTGATTCGACGAAAATCAGCAAAATAGCCAGGGTGCAAGATGAAAGTGCCAGCATGGTGTTGAGTATTGTCAGCATGGCGTGTCTGGCCAGTATTCTGGTTATTTTATTTGAATTGAGCACCGCGAATCAGCTCTCTGGATCAGCCAAGGTGTTCCATTTGGTCCTGACAGGGCTGACGTTATTGGTTTCATGGTTATTATTATCCACGGCTTTTACTATGCACTACGCACATTTGTTTTATATGCGCCGTGATAAATCAGAAACGGTTCTACCGTTACTCTTCCCCAAAGAGATAACCACGCCTTCCTATTGGGATTTCCTTTATTTCTCATTTACCATTGGTGTGGCTTGCCAAACTGCCGATGTTTCTACGGGCACGTCAGATATCCGCCGCGTAGTGCTCTTGCAGTCAGTGTTATCGTTTATCTTTAATATGACGATATTGGGGTTGTCGATAAACGTCGGTGCCGGCCTGCTTAACTAGCGCTTCCAGCGGCGCATCAAGCGGCTTTTTAGACCAGTATCAAAACGCCAGATATGATCGAAAATACGCATGATACCGGGCTTACCATACGCTGACATGGCAACAGCATGAAAACGGTGCTGATGAGCCTGCTGCTGGATTTTAATCTTTCTGACTAATTCGTCTGGTAAACGCTGGGCAATAAAATCTGAAATGATCACCGCATCTGCGTCATACCATTCTCTATCTTCCATTTTGTTTAATGTGCTGGCTAAGCACGCGGCCAGATCGGTGCCACCACGAAAATGCTGGCTGAGAAAACGAATCGCCTGCTCAATGCCACTGGCAGCAGATAATTCGTAGTGAATGATTTCAGTGGCAAATAGCATGATGTAGCAGCGGCGGTTATCTGCCAGCGCAATTCGAAGCAGAGCCAAACAAAATGCCTTGGCACATTGCTCGTTAAACCCCCCCATGGAACCTGAGGTATCGACACAGACGATAAAAGGGCCGCGAGGGTGTTCATCATGGCTTTTAAGACTGACCGGGCGCTGTAAGGTTTTCTCTTGCCAGTTGTCACCCTGCAAACGGTAAGTGAGTAAGCGGCGCTCCAGTAAGCGGCGATAAAACTCAAATTCCAGCTCGCTCATCCCTAACATCACCAGTTCTGTTGGGAGCAATCGCAAAATATCATTGCTTTGATGAATGCCACTGACCTCTTCTGGCACCGTATCGGGTTGGCGGACCATGACAGTATAAGGTTCGTAGCGAGCATCTGGTGTCGGTTGTGCTTTTGCTGAACGGCTACG
The sequence above is drawn from the Yersinia intermedia genome and encodes:
- the asnA gene encoding aspartate--ammonia ligase, yielding MKKQFIQKQQQISFVKSFFSRQLEQQLGLIEVQAPILSRVGDGTQDNLSGSEKAVQVKVKTLPDATFEVVHSLAKWKRKTLGRFDFGADQGIYTHMKALRPDEDRLSAIHSVYVDQWDWERVMGDGERNLAYLKSTVNKIYTAIKETEVAISAEFGVKPFLPENIQFIHSESLRARFPDLDAKGRERAIAKELGAVFLIGIGGKLADGKSHDVRAPDYDDWTSPSAEGFAGLNGDIIVWNPVLEDAFEISSMGIRVDAEALKRQLALTSDEDRLKLEWHQSLLSGEMPQTIGGGIGQSRLVMLLLQQQHIGQVQCGVWGPEISEKVEGLL
- the viaA gene encoding ATPase RavA stimulator ViaA; the encoded protein is MLSLATLDMLLSISEGELIEDMMIGLLASPQLVLFFEKFPRIKRALMKDIPGWKQNLQQRIREAKVPLGLANEFSLYQQSQLESSQLFYAHLPDIVTQLQQLHSPFASQANTLLQTADLARHPQIGDSLQTLFLQRWRVSLTLQTITIHHQLLEQEREQLLAELQQRLALSGALEPVLATNDGAAGRLWDMSQSHLQRGDYQLLLQYGDFLQRQPELQQLAEQLGRSRSAKAQPTPDARYEPYTVMVRQPDTVPEEVSGIHQSNDILRLLPTELVMLGMSELEFEFYRRLLERRLLTYRLQGDNWQEKTLQRPVSLKSHDEHPRGPFIVCVDTSGSMGGFNEQCAKAFCLALLRIALADNRRCYIMLFATEIIHYELSAASGIEQAIRFLSQHFRGGTDLAACLASTLNKMEDREWYDADAVIISDFIAQRLPDELVRKIKIQQQAHQHRFHAVAMSAYGKPGIMRIFDHIWRFDTGLKSRLMRRWKR
- the asnC gene encoding transcriptional regulator AsnC yields the protein MGEIYQIDNLDRGILNALMENARTPYAELAKNFGVSPGTIHVRVEKMRQAGIITAACVHVNPKKLGYDVCCFIGIILKSAKDYPSALKKLESLEEVVEAYYTTGHYSIFIKVMCKSIDALQQVLINKIQTIDEIQSTETLISLQNPIMRTIVP
- a CDS encoding DUF1345 domain-containing protein, which translates into the protein MALFHPIKHYLHARPRLLFSVGAGVVTYFLLPTHYAVMLCLMVSWNVSAWLYLLFLWLQLLRTDSTKISKIARVQDESASMVLSIVSMACLASILVILFELSTANQLSGSAKVFHLVLTGLTLLVSWLLLSTAFTMHYAHLFYMRRDKSETVLPLLFPKEITTPSYWDFLYFSFTIGVACQTADVSTGTSDIRRVVLLQSVLSFIFNMTILGLSINVGAGLLN
- the mioC gene encoding FMN-binding protein MioC; translated protein: MADITLISGSTLGSAEYVAEHLAEKLEEAGFSTETLHGPELDELTLEGTWLIVTSTHGAGDLPDNLQPLLEQIEQQKPDLSQVHFGAVGLGSSEYDTFCGAVRALDQQLIAQGAKRLGDILEIDVIQHEIPEDPAEVWVKNWINLL